Proteins co-encoded in one Saprospira grandis genomic window:
- the trxB gene encoding thioredoxin-disulfide reductase: MPKTVKCLIIGSGPAGYTAAIYASRANMEPVLYTGKEPGGQLMITTDVENFPGYPKGIMGPEMMEDFRNQAARFGTEIHTGVMIDKVDFSGPVHKAWTEGGEEIHAHSVVIATGASAKWLGLDSEKRLMNKGVSACAVCDGFFFRGQEVSVVGGGDTAAEEALYLSKLCPKVHLFVRRDELRASKIMQERIEKAENVEVHWNTEIEEILGDDGVTGVRLINNKTKENSELSLGAVFIAIGHKPNTDIFKEWLPTDETGYLIVDQPGTSKTKIPGVFVSGDAADKVYRQAITAAGTGCMAALDAERYLAEEGII; encoded by the coding sequence ATGCCCAAAACAGTCAAATGTCTCATTATCGGTTCTGGTCCTGCAGGCTACACCGCTGCAATTTATGCTTCTAGAGCCAATATGGAGCCTGTACTTTATACAGGAAAAGAGCCAGGTGGTCAGCTGATGATCACAACAGATGTAGAAAACTTCCCGGGTTATCCCAAAGGCATCATGGGACCTGAAATGATGGAAGACTTCCGCAATCAGGCGGCCCGTTTTGGCACGGAGATCCACACCGGAGTCATGATTGACAAAGTAGACTTTTCTGGTCCTGTGCATAAGGCTTGGACCGAAGGTGGAGAAGAGATCCATGCTCATTCTGTAGTGATTGCCACGGGTGCTTCGGCCAAATGGCTGGGGCTAGATTCTGAAAAAAGGCTAATGAACAAAGGTGTTTCTGCCTGTGCGGTTTGTGATGGCTTTTTCTTCCGTGGACAAGAAGTCTCTGTAGTTGGTGGTGGAGATACTGCTGCTGAAGAGGCTCTTTATTTGTCTAAACTTTGTCCGAAGGTACACCTCTTTGTTCGTCGCGACGAGCTACGAGCCTCTAAGATTATGCAAGAGCGCATTGAGAAGGCCGAAAATGTAGAGGTGCACTGGAATACCGAGATCGAAGAGATTCTGGGCGATGATGGGGTCACTGGCGTTCGTCTCATCAACAATAAAACGAAAGAAAATAGCGAGCTCAGCCTAGGCGCTGTCTTTATTGCTATTGGCCACAAGCCCAATACAGACATCTTTAAGGAGTGGTTGCCCACAGATGAAACTGGCTACCTCATTGTAGATCAGCCGGGTACTTCTAAAACTAAGATTCCTGGTGTTTTTGTTAGTGGAGATGCTGCAGACAAAGTATATCGCCAGGCGATTACCGCCGCAGGTACTGGCTGTATGGCGGCCCTAGATGCCGAGCGCTACCTAGCCGAAGAAGGCATTATTTAA
- the folP gene encoding dihydropteroate synthase: MQTTINAAGRLLDLSSPKIMGILNLTPDSFYDGGRYLGEEAYLEQVERMIGEGLDILDIGGASTKPGALAVSAEEELKRILGPLRRIRQEFPDLLISIDSYWAEVIEATAAEGIHLVNDISAGAIDPKLWPIVAKLGLPYVLMHMQGRPETMQDKPQYESVVLEVYDFFVERLGALRQLGVKDIILDLGYGFGKSLGQNYQLLAGGQAFRQLGLPILAGVSRKSMLYKLLDSQPQEVLPATTAAHIFALEEGARILRVHDVEAARQAIGVWQAYQQAKEELKIN; the protein is encoded by the coding sequence ATGCAAACAACGATTAATGCGGCGGGGCGACTTTTGGACCTCTCTTCTCCGAAGATTATGGGGATACTCAACCTAACGCCAGATTCATTTTATGATGGCGGGCGTTATTTGGGGGAAGAGGCTTATTTGGAGCAAGTGGAGCGAATGATTGGAGAGGGGCTAGACATTTTAGATATTGGTGGTGCATCGACTAAGCCTGGGGCGCTGGCAGTTTCTGCAGAGGAGGAGTTAAAGCGAATTTTGGGGCCATTAAGGCGCATTCGGCAAGAGTTTCCAGATTTATTGATCAGCATTGATAGTTATTGGGCCGAAGTTATAGAGGCTACAGCGGCCGAGGGCATTCATTTGGTCAATGATATATCGGCGGGGGCTATAGACCCTAAACTTTGGCCGATAGTGGCCAAGTTGGGATTGCCTTATGTATTGATGCATATGCAGGGGCGGCCAGAAACGATGCAAGATAAACCCCAATATGAGTCAGTAGTTTTAGAAGTCTATGACTTTTTTGTGGAGCGTCTGGGCGCCTTGCGTCAGTTGGGCGTTAAAGATATTATATTGGACCTTGGCTATGGTTTTGGAAAAAGCCTGGGGCAGAACTACCAGTTATTGGCGGGGGGGCAAGCTTTTCGGCAATTGGGACTGCCTATTTTAGCGGGGGTTTCTCGCAAATCTATGCTGTACAAACTTTTGGATAGCCAACCGCAGGAAGTTTTGCCCGCTACTACTGCGGCGCATATTTTTGCCCTAGAAGAAGGGGCTCGCATTTTGCGGGTACATGATGTAGAAGCGGCTCGTCAGGCTATAGGAGTTTGGCAGGCCTATCAGCAAGCAAAAGAAGAATTAAAGATAAACTAG
- a CDS encoding tRNA-(ms[2]io[6]A)-hydroxylase, translating into MELTTKRVLGLELPTDPRWVDLAAMQLEDILTDHAYCEQKAATSCISLIQRYSDYERLVAELAPIVTEEWGHFRSVLKELKKRGLKLGRQRKDEYVNKLFTFVRKGGRPETALLDKLLVCAMIEARSCERFRLLATQLEEEHLRKFYHGFMVAEAGHYKLFLSLAKEYCGEETSMARWKECLAFEAEILASMEVRADRMH; encoded by the coding sequence ATGGAACTAACGACTAAACGTGTTTTGGGCCTAGAACTACCTACCGACCCACGTTGGGTAGATTTGGCGGCCATGCAATTGGAAGATATTTTGACCGATCATGCTTATTGTGAGCAAAAGGCGGCGACCAGCTGCATTTCGCTCATTCAGCGTTATTCGGATTACGAGCGCTTGGTGGCTGAACTCGCCCCCATTGTTACGGAAGAGTGGGGCCATTTTCGTTCGGTTTTGAAAGAGCTCAAAAAGCGGGGCTTAAAGTTGGGGCGGCAGCGCAAAGACGAGTACGTCAATAAGTTGTTTACCTTTGTGCGCAAAGGGGGGCGTCCAGAAACGGCCTTATTAGATAAGCTTTTGGTTTGTGCTATGATTGAGGCTCGAAGTTGTGAGCGTTTTCGTTTGTTGGCCACCCAATTAGAAGAAGAGCATCTGCGTAAGTTTTACCATGGGTTTATGGTTGCTGAGGCGGGGCATTATAAGCTCTTTTTATCTTTGGCCAAAGAGTATTGTGGAGAAGAAACGAGCATGGCTCGTTGGAAAGAGTGTTTGGCTTTTGAGGCGGAGATTTTGGCTAGTATGGAAGTGCGGGCCGACCGCATGCACTAG
- a CDS encoding cytochrome B — translation MLNGLQHAHSGLRWLVLIFLLLAIVTSFQKWKANKQEYLNSDKKLPLFALIFTHTQFLLGLILYFMSPKVQFVEGMMKDTYLRFYAVEHISMMVLAVVAITIGYSRAKRLDDAPARYKTQFMFYLIGLVLMLAGIPWPFREALGAGWF, via the coding sequence ATGTTAAACGGACTACAACACGCTCACTCGGGCCTCCGCTGGCTAGTACTGATCTTTCTTTTACTCGCTATTGTGACCTCTTTCCAAAAATGGAAAGCCAATAAACAAGAGTACCTAAACAGCGATAAAAAACTACCGCTTTTTGCCCTCATTTTTACACATACACAGTTCCTCCTCGGACTCATTCTCTATTTTATGAGCCCTAAGGTGCAGTTTGTAGAAGGCATGATGAAAGATACTTATCTCCGCTTTTATGCCGTAGAGCATATTAGTATGATGGTCCTTGCTGTGGTGGCCATTACTATTGGCTATAGCCGAGCCAAACGCCTAGACGATGCCCCCGCTCGCTATAAAACGCAGTTTATGTTCTACCTTATCGGCCTGGTCCTTATGCTAGCCGGTATCCCTTGGCCTTTCCGTGAAGCCTTGGGCGCTGGATGGTTCTAA